Part of the Paludisphaera borealis genome, CCTCGCCAGCGCGCTTCCCAGCGTGAAGCGACCGTTGCCGCAGCCGAGATCCAGGACGATCGGCGCCTTGCGCCCGAAGATCGCTTCCCAGTCGAGCGGGCCGTCCTCGGGAAGCCGCTTGATGCCCGTCTTGACCCATTGGTCGGAAGGCAGAATTCGCCCCGGAATAGGGACGCCGAATTCCATCTCGATCTCGGCCGGCTGCATGGCACGTCGTCTTTCGTCGTGGGCCTCGGGGCGGTCGTCGGTCGTCGGTCCGCTCGCAGTCAGAGCCTGTATCGGATGGTATCCTCGCCCTCGGCAATGTTATTCTAATGTCAAACACGGAGCCTGGGCGAGCGTGGTTCGATGAGAATCCGCCCTGTTCGGGTCAGTCGCGATCGAGCTCGAGGAGTCATCATGGCGGGTTCTGCAAGCATGACGTCGCTGATGAGGGTGATCGCCGAGCGCAAGGCGCGTTCGGGCGGTGAGCCCTCCTACGTGGCCACCCTGATGAAGGGGGGGCGGCGGCCATCGGGGCCAAGATCATCGAGGAGGCCGCCGAGGTCGTCGAGGCGAGCGACGAGCCGGGCGACGCCGGCCGCGAGCACCTCGTCAAGGAAGTCGCCGACCTCGTGTTTCACACCGCGGTCTTGCTCGGCTACCGCGACATCGAGTGGGACGCCGTCGAGGCCGAACTCGACCGCCGTTCCGGTCTCAGCGGGATCGCCGAGAAGGCCGCGCGGAAGCCGAAATCGTGACCGTCCCCACGCCCGCCCCCGCCTTCCCTCCCAATTTCCCTCCCGTGGT contains:
- a CDS encoding phosphoribosyl-ATP pyrophosphatase → MEEAAEVVEASDEPGDAGREHLVKEVADLVFHTAVLLGYRDIEWDAVEAELDRRSGLSGIAEKAARKPKS